One window of the Capnocytophaga haemolytica genome contains the following:
- a CDS encoding AraC family transcriptional regulator has protein sequence MKSITHNDYTQRINKVAEYINRHLDEPIELKTLADIAHLSHFHFCRIFKVLKGESPIAFIARLRIETAAQLLRYSTLPIEQIAFNIGYETPASLSKAFKNQYGITPTEYRTNKDIYIMRKEIINSDLALKAPKIIELEPKNLIYVALTGKYGTLDYGKAYEQLWAVVKSQKLFTKGIESIGVFYDDPKITETSLQRSEICLSIHKPAHPEGEVSCKTLAGGKYAVFFYQGSYSHLAAVDDVAMRWVVESEYELRDEPLFEKYLNDSRRTPEEKLKTEVYIPIN, from the coding sequence ATGAAATCCATAACTCATAACGATTACACCCAGCGCATCAACAAAGTAGCGGAATACATCAACCGTCACCTCGATGAGCCTATCGAACTGAAAACATTAGCTGATATAGCTCACTTGTCGCATTTTCACTTTTGTAGGATTTTCAAAGTGCTGAAAGGTGAATCGCCTATTGCTTTTATCGCACGTTTGCGCATAGAAACCGCTGCCCAACTGCTGCGCTACTCTACCCTCCCTATAGAGCAAATAGCCTTCAATATAGGCTATGAAACCCCTGCATCGCTCTCTAAAGCCTTTAAAAACCAATATGGCATTACCCCTACCGAGTACAGAACTAATAAAGATATTTACATTATGAGAAAAGAAATCATCAACTCCGATTTGGCTCTCAAAGCTCCTAAAATAATAGAACTCGAGCCTAAAAATCTTATCTATGTAGCCCTCACTGGCAAATATGGGACTTTAGACTACGGCAAAGCCTACGAACAATTGTGGGCGGTTGTAAAATCGCAAAAACTCTTTACCAAAGGCATCGAGTCTATAGGTGTATTCTATGACGACCCAAAAATCACTGAAACCTCCCTGCAACGTTCAGAAATTTGTCTATCCATTCACAAGCCTGCTCATCCTGAAGGTGAGGTGAGTTGCAAGACCTTGGCGGGAGGCAAGTATGCCGTCTTTTTCTATCAAGGGAGTTACAGCCATCTGGCAGCTGTAGATGATGTGGCTATGCGCTGGGTGGTAGAAAGCGAATACGAACTAAGAGATGAACCTCTCTTTGAGAAATACCTTAATGACTCTCGCCGTACCCCTGAAGAAAAACTAAAAACAGAAGTTTATATCCCGATTAATTAA
- a CDS encoding beta-galactosidase has product MFGAEIFIEPGQSDAIVEGWFKTLSEHNMHLTRIRMLESYMKDAQGNWDFTLFDKAFRYAEKYKVKVYANLFPATDFKDIGGFKFPYDRAHLTRIAEYIKVVVPHFKQFKSFYGWVPINEPGGGHLYDPLAKELFAQWQASQPKVSNHPLSQVPHFSFDNEKFLMYYNTWYLKWLVEEIRKYDKSSPIHVNTHQIFDNVAQYDFRDWRSFLTSLGGSAHASWHFGYFPREKYALAMSANSEIILSGAGSLPWLMTELQAGNNIYSGYAPFCPTKEEIAQWQWISVATGSKGAIFWCLNPRTSGFEAGEWAMLDFQNKPSDRLTEASKIAKVIADHQKLFATAVPLNSKIHILYNRESLWVEDKMKPEGNKDKYEVRNTGAVMKSAISYFEALSGLGLQPTFKELREFSFTEKDYSGETIIFAHQIALPEAYYAKLRYFVERGDTLLIDGLTAFYNENAVGKMINTFPLADLFGGSVAEFTFIGDTFSLDIAGRKLASHALRGVINPLSNVKVIGTEGTQALGVINTFGKGKVIWIPSLIGLGARKANDYQSLLAFLAPYLNTQDTLHFDSYHEGLLMKTLKSGKHLITVVINKNKTTIQVQLKGFSQYKTPTLLYTNKSSKINGEKLTVESEDALVILWE; this is encoded by the coding sequence ATGTTTGGAGCTGAAATCTTTATCGAACCTGGACAATCAGATGCAATTGTCGAAGGCTGGTTCAAGACTCTCAGCGAGCACAATATGCACCTGACGCGTATCCGTATGCTCGAAAGTTATATGAAGGATGCTCAAGGCAATTGGGATTTTACCTTGTTTGACAAGGCGTTTAGATATGCTGAGAAGTACAAGGTAAAAGTCTATGCCAATCTATTTCCTGCAACTGACTTTAAGGATATCGGTGGTTTTAAATTTCCTTATGATAGGGCACATCTCACTCGTATTGCCGAGTACATCAAAGTGGTAGTACCTCATTTTAAGCAATTTAAGTCATTCTATGGCTGGGTACCTATCAACGAACCAGGAGGTGGGCATCTGTACGACCCTCTAGCGAAAGAACTCTTTGCACAATGGCAAGCCTCACAACCTAAAGTGTCAAACCATCCACTCTCTCAGGTGCCGCACTTCTCATTTGATAATGAAAAGTTCTTGATGTATTACAACACTTGGTATCTTAAATGGTTGGTAGAAGAAATACGGAAATATGATAAGTCAAGTCCTATCCACGTCAATACACATCAGATCTTTGACAATGTGGCACAGTACGATTTTCGCGATTGGCGCAGTTTCCTTACTAGTCTGGGAGGCTCTGCGCATGCCAGCTGGCACTTTGGTTATTTTCCCCGTGAGAAATATGCCTTAGCGATGTCAGCCAATAGTGAAATTATTCTCTCAGGAGCAGGAAGCCTTCCTTGGCTGATGACTGAGCTACAAGCAGGGAATAACATTTACAGTGGCTATGCACCTTTCTGCCCTACAAAGGAGGAAATTGCTCAATGGCAGTGGATTTCAGTTGCCACAGGTAGCAAAGGGGCTATTTTTTGGTGCTTGAACCCACGTACATCAGGCTTCGAGGCAGGCGAGTGGGCAATGCTCGACTTCCAAAACAAACCTTCAGATAGGCTTACTGAGGCAAGTAAAATTGCCAAAGTAATTGCCGATCATCAAAAATTGTTTGCTACGGCTGTTCCTTTAAATAGTAAGATACACATCCTTTACAACCGAGAGTCACTTTGGGTCGAAGATAAGATGAAACCTGAAGGTAACAAGGATAAGTACGAAGTCCGCAATACAGGGGCGGTGATGAAGTCGGCTATCAGCTATTTTGAAGCGCTCTCAGGCTTGGGATTGCAGCCTACTTTTAAGGAATTGAGAGAATTTTCTTTTACTGAAAAGGATTATTCAGGAGAAACTATTATCTTTGCACACCAGATAGCACTTCCTGAAGCGTATTACGCTAAGTTACGCTATTTTGTAGAACGAGGAGATACGCTGCTTATTGATGGACTTACAGCTTTTTACAATGAGAATGCTGTAGGGAAAATGATCAATACCTTTCCACTGGCAGACCTTTTTGGAGGGAGTGTTGCTGAGTTTACCTTTATTGGTGATACCTTCAGCCTTGATATAGCGGGAAGGAAACTTGCATCACACGCACTAAGAGGTGTTATCAATCCGCTGAGCAATGTAAAGGTAATAGGCACAGAGGGTACACAAGCACTTGGGGTAATCAATACCTTTGGCAAAGGTAAAGTGATATGGATACCTTCACTGATAGGTTTAGGGGCACGCAAGGCGAATGATTACCAGTCGCTGCTTGCATTTCTTGCACCTTATCTCAATACTCAGGATACATTGCATTTTGACAGCTATCACGAGGGCTTACTGATGAAGACCCTCAAATCAGGCAAACATCTCATCACCGTAGTGATCAATAAAAATAAGACCACTATTCAAGTACAGTTAAAAGGTTTTTCTCAGTATAAAACGCCTACACTATTGTACACTAACAAAAGTAGTAAAATCAATGGTGAGAAGCTCACCGTAGAGAGTGAAGATGCCTTAGTTATTTTATGGGAATAA
- a CDS encoding helix-turn-helix domain-containing protein — MNMINEITLPLATNEEEVQNYYERVNEQMGVFQLEQQTLGNHTYYRWQVQMKEEVTFVGRMDIPSVRLYFVTRTHKGMAVQIDGRNCISKAGTHNIFFGKEECLGKDLLHKDDIIEVITVAISAEQFAQIATQYPETFMAWYQRYERGGNFILSPEQSLPTDFAMQTTLDQLQHASLLGKAARPYADLKVQELFLLQLHQYEQQQLQVYQYCKTQTDVRKMYEVRDRLTAQLDVTPSIAELARAVGVNEKKLCYGFKEVFGTTVFGYLYDYKMKLAQQLLLHTDKSISEIALTCGYDYISHFSTAFKKKFGRSPKEIR; from the coding sequence ATGAATATGATAAACGAAATAACATTACCTTTGGCAACCAACGAAGAAGAGGTACAAAATTATTACGAAAGAGTGAATGAACAAATGGGGGTATTCCAATTGGAACAACAAACCTTAGGCAATCATACTTACTACCGATGGCAAGTACAAATGAAGGAGGAAGTGACTTTTGTGGGACGTATGGATATCCCCTCAGTGCGTCTTTATTTTGTAACCCGAACTCACAAAGGTATGGCGGTGCAGATAGACGGGCGAAATTGTATCAGTAAGGCGGGGACTCACAATATCTTTTTTGGTAAAGAAGAATGCTTGGGCAAAGACTTGTTGCATAAAGATGATATTATAGAAGTGATTACGGTTGCTATCAGTGCTGAGCAATTTGCGCAAATAGCTACTCAATACCCCGAAACTTTTATGGCGTGGTACCAGCGCTATGAGCGGGGTGGTAACTTTATTCTTTCGCCTGAACAATCACTTCCTACTGACTTTGCTATGCAAACTACCCTTGACCAACTGCAACACGCTTCTCTTTTGGGCAAGGCAGCACGACCTTATGCCGACCTAAAAGTGCAGGAACTTTTTTTGTTACAATTACATCAATACGAACAGCAACAGCTACAAGTATACCAATACTGCAAAACCCAAACCGACGTGCGGAAGATGTACGAAGTGCGCGACCGCCTTACGGCTCAGTTGGACGTTACGCCTTCGATAGCTGAACTGGCACGTGCCGTAGGTGTGAACGAAAAGAAGTTGTGTTATGGTTTTAAAGAGGTATTTGGCACTACTGTTTTTGGTTATCTATACGACTATAAAATGAAGTTGGCACAACAACTGCTCCTTCATACCGATAAGAGTATAAGTGAAATCGCTCTCACTTGTGGATATGATTATATATCGCATTTTTCGACTGCCTTTAAGAAGAAGTTTGGGAGGAGTCCGAAAGAAATTAGGTGA